One genomic region from Chelmon rostratus isolate fCheRos1 chromosome 11, fCheRos1.pri, whole genome shotgun sequence encodes:
- the LOC121613853 gene encoding zinc finger CCCH domain-containing protein 6: MASVSLVSSPPAPVLDKNMTDSELAGDEREDGELEDGEIDDEGIGIEEENKEATEGNDNKEKEKEKEKEKAKEKEEKTHRHSRKRYKKTREKRRSKRRRRDRQKHHSPSSSSSSDSYDSDYDRVERPKNRKSQGSSRESDGQSSQHGRDSKGGHGKSPPLKSSDFDKYSDYSDDKYDYDEEEDDYEDDMSEYQQAKDSTSQSQGKGRHAKDQMKRGNMRGMKQQQFVQRGRGRGSGPGRGRGMLNKNKKLKGKPWGGRGRGRGGDQGMEDMASEGKNSSGFQKKRPIMSKEFINQHTVEHNGRYICKYFLEGRCIKGEQCKFEHELVVPDKKKELCKFYLQGYCSKGDNCIYMHSEYPCKFFHTGAKCYQGDNCKFSHEALTDVTKELLDKIINTEEENAREDELELEDLRKQGIAPLPKPPPGVGLLPTPGQSSPTDGAAGQAGKKIPSLFEIKVQPTVNLAHKIGLSGSNFSQNQGEGTNQFSGGPEDLQSGGMVPSGPSAPPIPPPGSPVPMGPPTGPPMPQSPPGQHQPHGFPMQPPIPPGQPPPFHGNRHNANPQMNMQRPPFPPAPDLQMLQSLFPFPSLGQNPVEFFSSFLRNQAVGQQGDPGLVFMQNLQQQLGAESQLQSLPPAVQKAIFLHLTQQQQQQESHPQGNEPQRAEGQDDNANRDETTNWYSSDEEDGSCVSSILKSLQKHSEMQQSQSKPPQATPVAPALGDPRLVKDRAPPSDPRVKTDPRQRPPDMKKESDGATDPRLSRDPRKMRPMEPSSYRQQSHPAPQKPPTGDEDDEGERELRDKAVLIPLEAGPGVLLRDPRCQLKQFSHIRVDILLQRPAFAQTVVWAPEDLIPSLVPKQEHSINLPLPPLIADAQMNRTNLPDHPPVISPPPTDPRLAAARLKERMSRLSSGSLESRSSTERPADPRQQKTLDPRLKRTGSLDSKLLGQKEPTSGGGVVDPRLQKASASSSPHAARAKPEPEKLPPYAPRLASSGGGLESPTTILGGISLYDPRNQTEQAQKEQAEPPKKAGILKHPDKKDNAPPPSLSPTQQSSSLEDTKSTDVASDQPQPSGSPTLPPDSPVKPPAVHNLPIQALAGLIRPQYTDPRQAKLGGQGCTGAQEEAEEKKEKEQEAMEEEPKQDDPEEEADDRTLKDVFKTFDPTASPFCQ, encoded by the exons AGAGGATGGCGAACTGGAAGATGGAGAAATAGATGACGAAGGGATTGGAATTGAAGAGGAGAACAAAGAGGCTACAGAGGGGAAtgacaacaaagagaaagagaaggaaaaggaaaaagaaaaagctaaagagaaagaagaaaagactcACCGGCACTCCAGGAAGCGATACAAAAAGaccagagagaagaggaggtcTAAAAGGAGGAGGcgtgacagacagaaa CACCACTCcccctccagcagctccagctctgacAGTTATGACTCCGACTACGACCGAGTAGAGAGGCCCAAAAACCGGAAGAGCCAGGGATCCAGCCGAGAGTCTGATGGCCAGTCCTCCCAG CACGGGCGAGATTCAAAGGGAGGCCATGGCAAGTCCCCGCCGCTCAAGAGCAGTGATTTTGACAAATACAGCGACTACAGTGATGACAAGTATGActatgatgaagaggaggatgattaCGAAGATGACATGTCTGAGTATCAGCAGGCAAAAGATTCGACTTCTCAGAGTCAGGGAAAGGGACGCCATGCTAAAGAccagatgaagagaggaaacatgagGGGGatgaaacaacagcagt ttgtgCAGAGgggaagaggcagagggagtGGACCAGGAAGAGGACGCGGGATGctcaacaagaacaagaagcTCAAGGGCAAACCCTGGGGAGGACGTGGACGAGGTCGAGGAGGAGACCAGGGTATGGAAGACATGGCATCT GAAGGAAAAAATTCTTCTGGTTTTCAGAAGAAACGGCCAATCATGAGCAAGGAGTTTATCAATCAGCACACAGTTGAACACAATGGTAGATACATCTGCAAGTATTTCCTGGAGGGTCGATGCATCAAG GGGGAACAGTGCAAGTTTGAACATGAGCTCGTCGTACCAGATAAGAAAAAGGAGCTTTGTAAATTTTACCTCCAAGGATACTGCAGCAAAGGAGATAAttgcatttacatgcaca GTGAATACCCGTGCAAGTTCTTTCATACAGGAGCCAAATGTTACCAAGGAGACAACTGCAAATTCTCCCACGAGGCTTTGACTGATGTGACCAAAGAGTTGCTTGACAAG ATAATTAACACTGAAGAAGAGAATGCTCGTGAAGACGAGTTGGAGCTGGAGGATCTGAGAAAGCAGGGTATCGCCCCACTTCCGAAGCCTCCTCCTGGGGTGGGGTTGCTGCCCACTCCTGGTCAGAGCAGTCCTACAGATGGAGCCGCTGGCCAAGCAGGGAAGAAGATCCCCTCCCTTTTTGAAATCAAGGTTCAACCGACTGTAAACCTGGCACATAAAATTGGTCTGAG CGGCTCCAACTTCTCCCAGAATCAAGGTGAAGGCACCAATCAGTTCAGTGGAGGCCCAGAGGACTTGCAGAGTGGAGGTATGGTGCCTTCAggtccctctgctcctcctatTCCTCCCCCTGGATCACCTGTTCCCATGGGTCCCCCGACTGGGCCACCCATGCCGCAGAGCCCCCCAGGACAACACCAACCACACGGATTTCCAATGCAGCCACCAATCCCCCCTGGTCAACCCCCACCCTTCCATGGAAACCGGCATAATGCCAACCCTCAGATGAATATGCAGAGGCCTCCATTCCCTCCTGCACCTGATCTACAGATGCTGCAAAGCCTCTTCCCCTTCCCATCGTTGGGTCAGAACCCAGTAGAGTtcttcagcagcttcctccGAAACCAGGCCGTGGGTCAACAAGGAG ACCCTGGCCTGGTCTTCATGCAGAACCTCCAGCAGCAGTTGGGTGCAGAGTCACAGTTGCAGTCTTTACCACCAGCAGTACAGAAAGCCATCTTTTTACAcctgacacagcagcagcagcaacaagagtCCCATCCACAGGGGAATGagccacagagagcagagggccAGGATGACAATGCGAACAGAG atgAAACCACAAACTGGTACTCCAGCGACGAGGAGGATGGGAGCTGTGTTTCCTCCATTCTGAAATCTCTACAGAAGCACAGTGAGATGCAGCAGTCTCAGTCCAAGCCCCCCCAGGCCACCCCTGTGGCTCCAGCTCTGGGTGACCCTCGGCTTGTGAAGGACAGGGCTCCACCCAGTGACCCCCGTGTGAAGACAGACCCTCGACAGCGACCCCCAGACATGAAAAAGGAGTCGGACGGAGCTACAGACCCACGGCTCTCCAGAGACCCCAGGAAGATGAGACCAATGGAGCCGAGTTCCTATCGCCAGCAGAGCCACCCTGCTCCTCAGAAACCTCCAACAggagatgaggatgatgaaggtgaGAGGGAGCTCAGGGACAAAGCTGTTCTCATCCCTCTAGAGGCTGGCCCCGGCGTGCTGCTGCGGGACCCTCGTTGCCAGTTAAAGCAGTTTAGCCACATCCGGGTGGACATCTTGCTCCAGCGGCCAGCCTTTGCTCAGACAGTGGTGTGGGCCCCTGAGGACCTTATCCCTTCCCTGGTTCCCAAACAGGAACACTCCATCAACCTGCCCCTTCCACCCCTAATTGCAGATGCTCAGATGAACCGAACAAACCTGCCTGATCATCCTCCCGTCATCAGCCCTCCGCCGACTGATCCCAGACTGGCAGCTGCACGCTTGAAGGAACGTATGAGTCGGTTGTCCTCTGGATCGCTAGAGTCCCGATCCTCCACTGAAAGACCTGCGGATCCGCGTCAGCAGAAGACTTTGGACCCCAGACTCAAGCGTACAGGGAGTCTGGACTCTAAGCTCCTGGGTCAGAAAGAGCCCACCTCTGGGGGGGGTGTTGTGGACCCCAGGCTACAGAAAGCCAGCGCTAGTTCCTCTCCTCACGCTGCTCGAGCCAAGCCAGAGCCTGAGAAGCTGCCACCATATGCCCCTCGTCTGGCATCCTCTGGAGGAGGGCTAGAGAGTCCCACTACAATCCTTGGGGGCATCAGTCTGTATGATCCTCGTAATCAAACGGAGCAGGCTCAGAAGGAGCAAGCAGAGCCTCCTAAAAAGGCGGGAATCCTTAAACACCCAGATAAGAAAGACAATGCTCCGCCACCATCACTCTCTCCAACTCAACAAAGTAGCTCTTTAGAAGACACTAAAAGCACAGACGTGGCCTCAGATCAGCCTCAACCTTCTGGTTCTCCCACACTGCCTCCTGATTCGCCTGTCAAACCTCCCGCAGTTCATAATCTCCCCATCCAGGCACTGGCCGGGCTGATCCGACCCCAGTACACTGACCCCAGGCAGGCCAAACTAGGAGGACAGGGCTGTACAGGAGCacaagaggaggcagaggaaaagaaggagaaggagcaggaggctATGGAGGAAGAACCAAAACAGGACGatccagaggaggaggcagacgACAGGACACTTAAGGATGTGTTCAAGACTTTTGATCCCACTGCTTCCCCTTTCTGTCAGTAA